In Cryptococcus gattii WM276 chromosome A, complete sequence, one genomic interval encodes:
- a CDS encoding uncharacterized protein (Similar to TIGR gene model, INSD accession AAW41595.1) has product MAWLSSGRTNVELIENMKSSGLIHSPRVAAAMLKVDRKHYVPQRAFAYEDSPQRIGFGATISAPHMHAHACENLIELLPETQNAGEEPPRILDVGSGSGYLTAVFHYLSPKSLVVGIDHIQGLVSQSIRNLANDGVKVLDKHKIEGGGVLMLCGDGRKGSKEYAPFTVIHVGAAAPEYPEELVDQLAKPGRMFIPVGRGSQDVWQIDKSVNGDVTKKKLFGVMASVV; this is encoded by the exons ATGGCATGGCTATCAAGTGGACGCACAAATGTAGAG CTTATTGAGAACATGAAAAGCTCTGGCCTGATTCACTCTCCTCGAGTGGCAGCG GCTATGTTGAAGGTGGATAGAAAACACTACGTACCCCAACGTGCATTTGCCTATGAGGATTCGCCTCA GCGAATTGGATTTGGAGCAACTATATCTGCTCCGCACATGCATGCCCATGCATGTGAAAACCTAATTGAACTCCTGCCTGAGACCCAGAATGCTGGGGAAGAGCCTCCTCGAATCTTGGACGTGGGAAGCGGATCTGGTTATT TAACTGCCGTCTTCCACTATCTATCACCCAAATCTCTAGTTGTCGGCATTGATCATATTCAAGGTCTGGTATCACAGTCGATACGCAACCTTGCCAATGATGGAGTCAAAGTCCTCGACAAGCATAAGATCGAAGGTGGAGGGGTTCTGATGCTTTGCGGTGATGGGCGAAAAGGATCTAAAGAATATGCCCCTTTCACAGTCATCCATGTTGGAGCAGCTGCTCCAGAATACCCTGAAGAATTGGTAGACCAA CTAGCCAAGCCGGGAAGGATGTTTATTCCTGTTGGAAGAGGATCACAAG ATGTGTGGCAAATCGATAAGTCAGTTAACGGTGATGTGACCAAGAAGAAGCTATTTGGAGTCATGGCAAGTGTAGTCTGA
- a CDS encoding Hypothetical Protein (Similar to TIGR gene model, INSD accession AAW41594.1) has protein sequence MLPRPPPKDQFLSANTDYINQDLAEAVRDSVHIKSPDWSNRGNNSYSSAQQFDDPYTHTGTRRTPSPNPPRPINVFQPNKPSYNDLSPEVDNFDAMASDPASAQPALPSARMQQLKNPFEEDEIEPAGTGAIKPPDIRNFALEGNGAVQPRRNKFSRAQTGTTTSSSSTSYLLGSSPSSAQINKARTRRSLSTNSYGLSGDAPSMAVLMEGQRKGVDEKKGSRHADVIDTWDPTGLGSAMWHHAGPYDAAAPSRNTNLPTTKAPMKAFEKPESPVAPPRGPSTISLSPPVPPAKDTPRDVSEPDRRRPSRGISTGRRSAGDGLTGQYSTSMPSDGGYFPNIGEEDPQDEVTLARIERQRERESKRKALKAAWGIDTPEPFEDYGGTPNDGPIDRFRLGIDPRTPPIKEDSTSPTLESPPPLRAVVTATNVPPGGIKRTKSLMQKIKTMRENPNIPFRGQARDTRPYSPNREISPMSSEVPSDDIISPSAGSATAARYPHLFDKGSGRSPSDKRSSLSASQMEPPSSASIAYGEEGLIAVAEDDKPSSMTGASEREEIPSMASKNGYTIVESPSSKARAIRALQREAEHHTRSASYGATPSPRRTTAAPPVAPVLHDFDDYWYRREKVRFNSDKLDSGELKEVKELKRKTSMVKKLRDRIVK, from the exons ATGCTTCCCCGACCGCCGCCAAAGGATCAGTTCCTGTCTGCCAACACAGACTACATCAATCAAGACCTTGCAGAAGCAGTACGCGACTCAGTCCACATAAAATCCCCCGACTGGTCCAACCGAGGCAACAACTCTTATTCGTCTGCCCAACAGTTTGACGATCCATACACCCATACTGGCACTCGACGAACACCATCCCCTAATCCTCCTCGCCCTATCAACGTTTTCCAGCCTAACAAGCCATCCTACAACGATTTGTCGCCTGAAGTCGACAACTTTGACGCTATGGCTTCCGACCCAGCCTCAGCTCAGCCCGCGCTTCCGTCTGCAAGGATGCAGCAATTGAAGAATCCTTtcgaggaggatgaaaTTGAGCCGGCCGGCACAGGAGCTATTAAGCCCCCGGACATCAGGAATTTTGCTCTAGAGGGAAATGGTGCTGTCCAACCAAGAAGGAACAAGTTTTCAAGGGCGCAAACTGG CACCACAACATCAAGCTCATCTACCAGTTATCTTCTCGGGTCCAGCCCATCCTCAGCTCAAATAAATAAAGCCCGCACGCGACGCTCACTTTCAACGAACTCATACGGCCTTTCAGGTGACGCACCCAGCATGGCGGTTTTGATGGAGGGACAGAGGAAAGGCGTcgatgagaagaaggggagtAGACACGCAGATGTTATCGATACGTGGGATCCCACTGGATTGGGAAGTGCCA TGTGGCATCA CGCTGGTCCCTATGATGCCGCTGCCCCGTCTCGCAACACCAACCTCCCCACAACGAAAGCTCCCATGAAGGCATTTGAAAAACCAGAAAGTCCCGTCGCGCCACCGCGCGGACCCAGTACGATTTCTTTGTCTCCTCCCGTTCCCCCCGCAAAGGACACTCCCAGAGACGTTTCGGAACCTGACCGGCGTCGTCCTTCGCGAGGAATATCCACTGGTCGTCGATCGGCAGGTGACGGTCTCACCGGTCAATACTCCACCAGTATGCCGAGCGACGGTGGGTATTTCCCCAACATaggtgaagaagatccCCAAGATGAGGTGACGCTTGCAAGAATTGAGAGACAGAGAGAAAGGGAGTCCAAGAGGAAGGCTCTGAAGGCAGCTTGGGGAATTGATACTC CCGAGCCATTTGAAGACTACGGAGGCACACCCAACGATGGGCCCATTGATA GATTTAGGCTTGGTATCGATCCTCGTACTCCTCCCATCAAAGAAGATTCAACGTCGCCTACTCTAGAATCACCGCCACCTCTTCGCGCCGTCGTCACAGCGACCAATGTTCCTCCCGGCGGAATCAAGCGAACTAAAAGCTTGATGCAAAAGATTAAAACTATG CGCGAAAATCCCAACATACCATTCCGTGGTCAGGCCCGTGACACTCGACCCTATTCGCCCAACCGCGAGATTTCGCCTATGTCGTCTGAAGTGCCGAGTGATGATATAATATCTCCTTCTGCAGGATCCGCAACTGCTGCACGCTATCCTCATTTGTTCGACAAGGGCTCCGGTAGGTCGCCTTCAGACAAGAGATCATCTCTCTCTGCTTCTCAAATGGAGCCACCAAGTTCAGCCTCTATAGCCTacggagaagaaggtttgATTGCTGTTGCTGAGGATGACAAACCAAGTTCGATGACCGGTGCCTCAGAAAGGGAGGAGATCCCCAGCATGGCTTCAAAAAATGGCTACACCATTGTGGAATCTCCTTCATCTAAGGCCCGTGCTATTCGAGCACTCCAGCGAGAAGCTGAACACCATACTCGTTCCGCTTCTTATGGGGCGACCCCTTCTCCAAGAAGGACGACGGCAGCCCCTCCTGTTGCACCTGTTCTGCATGACTTTGATGACTACTGGTATAGACGTGAGAAGGTCAGATTCAACTCAGATAAGTTGGATAGTGGAGAATTAAAGGAGGTCAAGGaattgaagaggaaaacCAGCATGGTAAAAAAGCTGAGAGACAGAATTGTGAAGTAG